Proteins co-encoded in one Pseudodesulfovibrio sp. S3 genomic window:
- the hypB gene encoding hydrogenase nickel incorporation protein HypB: MSKEVTIVRNVLEANDRLAEELQKKFRVKNILCLNLMSSPGAGKTTLLERTLTDLKDEFKMAVIEGDLQTDNDAQRVAATGAQAVQINTEGGCHLDSGMVMEALKSIDTDGLDILFVENVGNLVCPAEFNVGEDYKVTLLSVAEGDDKPEKYPFMFHISSVMLLNKVDLLPYVDFDMTKATNHAKKLNKDIEVMPISARTGENMEVWYKWLRARRAEKL; encoded by the coding sequence ATGTCGAAGGAAGTTACCATCGTCAGGAATGTGCTGGAGGCCAACGACCGGCTTGCCGAAGAACTGCAAAAGAAATTTAGGGTCAAGAATATCCTCTGCCTGAACCTCATGAGTTCCCCGGGCGCGGGCAAGACCACCCTGCTTGAACGCACCCTGACCGACCTCAAGGACGAGTTCAAGATGGCCGTCATCGAAGGCGACCTGCAGACCGACAACGATGCCCAGCGTGTGGCCGCCACCGGGGCCCAGGCCGTGCAGATCAACACCGAAGGCGGCTGCCACCTCGACTCCGGCATGGTCATGGAAGCACTCAAATCCATCGACACCGACGGCCTGGACATCCTGTTCGTGGAAAACGTGGGCAATCTGGTCTGTCCGGCCGAATTCAACGTGGGCGAAGACTACAAGGTCACGCTCCTGTCCGTGGCCGAAGGCGACGACAAACCCGAAAAATATCCCTTCATGTTCCATATTTCTTCCGTGATGCTGCTGAACAAGGTGGACCTGCTTCCCTACGTGGACTTTGACATGACCAAGGCCACGAACCACGCCAAGAAACTGAACAAGGACATTGAAGTCATGCCCATCTCCGCCCGCACCGGCGAGAACATGGAAGTCTGGTACAAATGGCTCCGCGCCAGACGCGCAGAAAAACTCTAA
- a CDS encoding hydrogenase maturation nickel metallochaperone HypA, with protein sequence MHEMSIVESILGILREEMVKYDGQKLKKVTLKNGQLAGVVTESLKFAWEALIPGGEFDGAELQIIEIPVKVACGECGEEFHPDHNRCMPCPKCEALLGHTVLQGKELLIDSIEVDDQQ encoded by the coding sequence ATGCATGAAATGTCTATCGTTGAATCCATTCTCGGCATCCTGCGCGAGGAGATGGTCAAATATGACGGCCAGAAGCTCAAGAAAGTGACTCTCAAGAACGGTCAGTTGGCCGGTGTGGTCACGGAATCCCTGAAATTCGCCTGGGAAGCGCTTATTCCCGGCGGGGAGTTCGACGGAGCCGAACTCCAAATCATCGAGATTCCGGTCAAAGTGGCTTGCGGCGAATGCGGCGAGGAGTTCCACCCGGACCACAACAGGTGCATGCCCTGCCCCAAATGCGAGGCCCTGTTGGGCCACACTGTCTTGCAAGGAAAGGAACTGTTGATCGATTCCATCGAAGTCGACGACCAGCAGTAA
- the ribB gene encoding 3,4-dihydroxy-2-butanone-4-phosphate synthase: MDQPILKQFGGPISRVEKALNSLRKGQGVLVTDNADRENEGDLIFAAQTLTNEQMAMLIRECSGIVCLCLTEEKIRSLGLPMMVEKNNSQYQTAFTVSIEAAEGVTTGVSAKDRVATVKAAIAADAKSSDLARPGHVFPLCARPGGVLERGGHTEATVDLTRLAGLMPCGVLCELTNPDGTMAKLHEIVGFAIKNQMAMCTVQDIVAYREHIGDTDAEMVVPEDVSAVVKPTKRFPTGAVGGSVYASGR, encoded by the coding sequence ATGGATCAGCCAATCCTCAAGCAGTTCGGTGGCCCCATTTCGCGGGTCGAAAAAGCACTTAATTCCCTACGCAAGGGGCAGGGTGTCCTGGTTACGGACAACGCGGACCGGGAAAACGAAGGTGATCTCATCTTCGCGGCCCAGACCTTGACCAACGAGCAGATGGCCATGCTCATCCGCGAATGCAGCGGCATCGTCTGCCTCTGTCTGACCGAGGAAAAGATCAGGTCCCTCGGCCTCCCCATGATGGTGGAGAAAAACAACAGCCAGTACCAAACAGCCTTTACAGTATCCATCGAGGCTGCCGAGGGCGTCACTACCGGCGTATCGGCCAAGGATCGTGTGGCAACGGTCAAGGCGGCCATTGCCGCTGACGCCAAGTCGTCCGACCTGGCCCGTCCTGGTCATGTCTTCCCGCTCTGCGCCCGTCCCGGCGGCGTGCTTGAGCGCGGCGGCCATACCGAGGCCACGGTGGATTTGACCCGCCTGGCAGGACTTATGCCGTGCGGCGTGCTCTGCGAGTTGACCAATCCCGACGGCACCATGGCCAAGCTTCACGAGATCGTGGGTTTTGCCATCAAGAATCAGATGGCCATGTGCACGGTTCAGGACATCGTCGCCTACCGCGAGCATATCGGCGACACCGATGCCGAAATGGTCGTTCCCGAAGACGTCTCCGCTGTGGTGAAGCCGACCAAGCGCTTCCCCACGGGTGCAGTCGGCGGATCGGTCTACGCATCCGGGCGTTAA
- the ilvD gene encoding dihydroxy-acid dehydratase, producing the protein MRSKKMTAGLEKAPHRSLLYAAGMSKEEMDRPLIGVCNAQNEIIPGHVHLDTIAEAVKAGIRMAGGTPLEFPAIGVCDGLAMNHEGMRMSLPSREIIADSVEIMATAHPFDAIVCIPNCDKIVPGMLMAILRLNIPAVMVSGGPMLAGRKKTADLINVFEGVGKVKAGTMTEEELETFEQSACPTCGSCAGMFTANSMNCLSESIGLALPGNGTIPAVMSARIRLAKKAGMQVMEMLERNIRPRDIVTAKSVQNAVTMDMALGCSTNTTLHLPALFAEAELNLSLEMFNEVSAKTPNLCKLSPAGPHFMEDLEEAGGIPAVMSELVKRDLLNLDVMTVTGKTLGENLKDLNAKVTNYEIVRPIDNPYSQEGGIAILYGNIAPEGCCVKQSAVAPEMMKNTGTAKVFNSEEEAVEAILGNRIKPGDVVVVLYEGPKGGPGMREMLTPTSAISGMGLGGSVALVTDGRFSGGTRGAAIGHISPEAAAGGPCGLIRENDLIEIDIPARKINLLVDDAELEERRKTHKPVVKEIKSPFLRRYAKLVTSASRGAVYEK; encoded by the coding sequence ATGCGAAGCAAGAAAATGACTGCCGGATTGGAGAAGGCCCCGCACCGCTCGTTGTTGTATGCGGCCGGAATGTCCAAGGAAGAGATGGACAGGCCGCTGATCGGCGTATGCAACGCCCAGAACGAGATTATCCCCGGTCATGTCCATCTGGATACCATTGCCGAGGCTGTGAAGGCCGGCATCCGCATGGCGGGCGGCACGCCCCTGGAATTTCCGGCCATCGGCGTATGCGACGGGCTGGCCATGAACCACGAGGGCATGAGAATGTCCCTGCCCAGCCGTGAGATCATCGCCGACTCGGTGGAGATCATGGCCACGGCGCACCCCTTTGACGCCATTGTCTGCATTCCCAACTGCGACAAGATCGTGCCCGGTATGCTCATGGCCATACTGCGGCTGAACATCCCTGCGGTCATGGTCTCCGGCGGTCCCATGCTGGCCGGGCGCAAGAAGACCGCAGACCTGATCAACGTCTTTGAGGGCGTGGGCAAGGTCAAGGCCGGCACCATGACCGAAGAGGAGCTGGAGACATTCGAACAGTCCGCCTGCCCCACCTGCGGGTCCTGTGCGGGCATGTTCACGGCCAACTCCATGAACTGCCTGTCCGAGTCCATCGGTTTGGCCCTGCCCGGCAACGGGACCATCCCGGCGGTCATGTCCGCCCGTATCCGGCTGGCCAAGAAGGCGGGTATGCAGGTCATGGAGATGCTTGAGAGAAACATCCGACCGCGCGACATCGTCACGGCCAAGTCCGTGCAGAATGCCGTGACCATGGACATGGCACTCGGCTGTTCCACCAACACCACGCTGCATCTGCCCGCCCTGTTCGCAGAGGCCGAGCTGAACCTGTCCCTTGAGATGTTCAACGAGGTCAGCGCCAAGACCCCGAATCTGTGCAAACTTTCCCCGGCCGGCCCCCATTTCATGGAAGACCTCGAAGAGGCCGGAGGCATTCCCGCCGTCATGTCCGAACTGGTCAAGCGGGACCTGCTCAACCTGGACGTCATGACCGTCACCGGCAAGACCCTGGGCGAGAATCTGAAGGACCTGAATGCGAAGGTGACCAATTATGAAATCGTCCGGCCCATCGACAATCCGTACTCGCAAGAGGGCGGCATCGCCATCCTCTACGGCAACATCGCGCCCGAGGGTTGTTGCGTGAAACAGTCTGCCGTGGCCCCGGAAATGATGAAAAATACCGGCACGGCCAAGGTCTTCAACAGCGAGGAGGAGGCTGTCGAGGCCATCCTGGGCAACAGGATCAAGCCGGGCGACGTGGTGGTGGTCCTGTACGAAGGCCCCAAGGGCGGTCCCGGGATGCGCGAGATGCTCACCCCCACTTCGGCCATCTCCGGCATGGGACTGGGCGGGTCCGTGGCCCTGGTCACCGACGGCCGGTTCTCGGGCGGCACGCGCGGCGCGGCCATCGGCCACATTTCGCCCGAAGCCGCGGCAGGCGGCCCGTGCGGCCTGATCCGGGAAAATGATTTGATCGAGATCGATATTCCGGCCCGCAAGATCAATCTGCTGGTGGATGACGCCGAGCTTGAGGAGCGTCGCAAGACCCACAAGCCGGTGGTCAAGGAGATCAAGTCGCCCTTCCTGCGCCGCTACGCCAAGCTGGTGACCTCTGCCTCTCGCGGGGCCGTGTACGAAAAATAA
- a CDS encoding ABC transporter substrate-binding protein, with amino-acid sequence MVILALLLHLGTSSKALSVDFMVLTEFNTQSAMAPNSNFVGRNLEVVREIMRRVGNTPTIETLPWARAYEIALHTPNVALVSTTRTQERDPLFHWVGPVLRLQWNFVARKDSDIIINSLDDARKVGAIGTYLNDARDKFLMEQGFTNLDRCIDNKTNYRKLVYGRVDLIVGTNINQAEAAELSGVSPEDLKVVYTIKEMDIYLAISKGSDPETVKAWQAAFKAMKEDGTFVRIFKRWFPDLEPPMDMRRP; translated from the coding sequence ATGGTGATTTTGGCCCTGCTGCTCCACCTTGGAACAAGCAGCAAAGCCCTGTCCGTAGATTTCATGGTGCTCACCGAATTCAACACCCAATCAGCCATGGCCCCGAACAGCAACTTTGTAGGCCGGAACCTGGAGGTTGTACGGGAAATCATGCGCCGGGTAGGGAACACGCCGACAATAGAAACCCTGCCCTGGGCCAGGGCCTACGAAATCGCCCTGCATACGCCCAACGTCGCTCTGGTTTCGACCACCCGGACGCAAGAGCGCGACCCCCTGTTCCACTGGGTGGGGCCCGTACTTCGATTGCAATGGAATTTCGTGGCCAGAAAGGATTCCGATATCATCATCAATTCCCTGGATGATGCGCGCAAGGTCGGGGCCATCGGCACCTACCTCAACGACGCGCGAGACAAGTTCCTCATGGAACAGGGATTCACCAATCTGGACAGATGCATCGACAACAAGACCAATTACCGCAAACTTGTCTACGGACGGGTGGACCTGATCGTGGGCACCAACATCAATCAGGCCGAAGCGGCCGAACTGTCCGGGGTAAGCCCTGAAGACCTGAAGGTGGTCTATACCATCAAGGAAATGGATATTTATCTGGCCATCTCCAAGGGCAGTGATCCTGAAACCGTCAAGGCCTGGCAGGCGGCGTTCAAGGCCATGAAGGAAGACGGTACATTCGTGCGCATCTTCAAACGATGGTTCCCGGACCTTGAGCCGCCCATGGACATGCGCCGACCATGA
- a CDS encoding methyl-accepting chemotaxis protein has protein sequence MKLSEVGIGQRLVIVLALLMTGLVVFFLVSVSFGTKDLTLSVVGKTLEQNARSVTATLDGWLEDRLLFLGLAASADSVVEAASGGDWERATALLKEAKERDPMLESLFVHDARGDSVVTTNDGGRGKNYSSNAYYKAIMTDGQDYYISDLTLSPVSQKPRIAFAKAIKVNGRSVGYVGMSVLADGFTNYLAPIKVGENGYCYMYDDTGKILAHPNNDLIFKDLSSNDFIQTGLREKNGFIEYLWQGVVKYMAFGQVQKTGWIVALTAERSDFLVEANSLQNRLIIAGVVSLVLILALVFFIIRRLVTVPLGIIVEKSEQVSQGDLSLDFSGHFSGELSRLRDSFESMVNNLHEVVENIQSGSENVASGSEELSATAEALAQGATEQASGVERLSSAIEQISSSIDNTASNAKETEILAAQAAKDAQEGGEAVAEAVGAMSAIAEKISIIEDIARQTNLLALNAAIEAARAGEHGKGFAVVAAEVRKLAERSGVAASEISDLSGSSMAVADKAGKMLQKLVPDIKKTAELIQEITASAMEQNAGATDINKATQELDRVVQQNAAASEETSSTSEELSGQAVQLQQVVGYFTLRQEGRGGQTVKQKKHVTVQTRKAALGSSQKYAEDGDFDRY, from the coding sequence ATGAAATTGAGTGAAGTGGGAATAGGGCAGAGATTGGTCATTGTGCTGGCTCTGCTCATGACCGGTTTGGTCGTTTTTTTCCTTGTTTCCGTATCGTTCGGGACCAAGGATTTGACTTTGTCCGTTGTGGGCAAAACCCTTGAGCAGAATGCCCGGAGTGTGACCGCCACCCTGGACGGATGGCTGGAAGACAGGTTGCTCTTCCTCGGCCTTGCCGCCAGTGCGGATTCGGTGGTCGAGGCAGCAAGCGGTGGCGACTGGGAGAGGGCGACGGCCCTGCTCAAGGAAGCCAAGGAACGTGACCCCATGCTGGAGTCTCTCTTCGTGCATGACGCCAGGGGCGACAGCGTTGTCACCACCAACGACGGCGGACGCGGAAAGAACTACAGTTCCAACGCCTATTATAAGGCCATAATGACCGACGGGCAGGATTATTATATTTCTGATCTGACTCTTTCGCCGGTCAGCCAAAAACCGCGCATCGCCTTTGCCAAGGCGATCAAGGTCAACGGCAGGTCTGTCGGCTATGTGGGCATGTCTGTTCTGGCGGACGGGTTCACCAACTACCTTGCTCCCATCAAGGTCGGCGAGAACGGCTACTGTTACATGTATGATGACACCGGTAAAATTCTGGCACATCCCAATAACGATTTGATTTTCAAGGACCTGAGCAGCAACGATTTTATCCAGACGGGCCTGCGTGAAAAGAACGGCTTCATTGAGTACCTTTGGCAGGGCGTCGTCAAGTACATGGCATTCGGCCAAGTCCAGAAGACCGGTTGGATTGTTGCCCTGACCGCGGAGAGGTCCGATTTCCTGGTGGAGGCCAATAGTCTGCAGAATCGGTTGATCATTGCCGGGGTCGTGTCCCTTGTCCTCATTCTTGCTCTGGTGTTTTTCATTATCCGCAGGTTGGTCACCGTGCCGCTCGGCATCATTGTCGAGAAGTCGGAACAAGTCAGTCAAGGCGATCTGTCTCTTGATTTCTCCGGCCATTTCAGCGGGGAGCTGTCCCGGTTGAGGGACTCGTTCGAATCCATGGTCAACAATCTTCACGAAGTGGTGGAGAATATTCAATCCGGCAGCGAAAATGTCGCCTCCGGTTCCGAGGAGCTGTCTGCCACGGCAGAGGCCCTGGCCCAGGGCGCGACCGAGCAGGCCAGCGGCGTCGAACGGCTGTCGAGCGCCATTGAGCAGATCAGTTCGAGCATCGACAACACCGCCTCCAACGCCAAGGAGACCGAGATCCTGGCCGCCCAGGCCGCCAAGGATGCCCAGGAGGGCGGCGAAGCGGTGGCCGAAGCCGTGGGGGCCATGAGTGCCATCGCTGAAAAAATATCCATTATCGAGGATATCGCCCGGCAGACCAACCTGCTCGCCCTCAATGCGGCCATTGAAGCGGCCCGTGCGGGAGAGCACGGCAAAGGCTTTGCCGTTGTGGCCGCCGAAGTGCGCAAGCTGGCCGAACGTTCCGGTGTCGCTGCCAGCGAGATCAGCGACCTGTCCGGTTCCAGTATGGCCGTGGCCGACAAGGCCGGGAAAATGCTCCAAAAGCTGGTTCCCGACATTAAGAAGACAGCGGAACTGATTCAGGAAATCACGGCCTCCGCCATGGAGCAGAACGCCGGGGCGACCGACATCAACAAGGCCACCCAGGAGTTGGATCGGGTGGTCCAGCAGAATGCGGCGGCTTCCGAGGAGACGTCCTCGACTTCCGAAGAACTGTCCGGCCAGGCGGTCCAGCTTCAACAGGTGGTGGGCTATTTCACCCTGCGGCAAGAAGGCCGGGGTGGGCAGACGGTGAAGCAGAAAAAGCATGTCACAGTCCAAACCAGGAAGGCGGCTCTGGGCTCCTCTCAGAAATATGCCGAGGACGGGGACTTTGACCGTTACTGA
- a CDS encoding pyridoxal phosphate-dependent aminotransferase, giving the protein MQLISPQIAGYMKRSSWIRKMFEEGIALKKQFGEDAVCDFSLGNPDLPPPATIKAALIDIAEQADKPFFMGYMPNFGYPDVREKLAAEVSKEQGVDVPADSLVITCGAAGALNSFFRAVLEPGDEVMTPAPFFVEYGFYCENHSAKLVPVPAKPLTFELDLEAMDKAITDRTRVVLINSPNNPTGAIYTREALEGLAALLHKHNQKRERPIFILADEPYRFLAFDGVEVPSLLDIYPYTVVCSSFSKNLSMAGERIGYALINPAMEDKATLVGGVILANRILGFVNAPALAQKLLGKALGSSVDIDIYDRRRKAMASVLDNAAYEYTMPKGAFYFFPKAPGGNDVQFCASLQEEKILAVPGTGFGCPGYFRLAFCVGENVILRAKEGFASAMNKYK; this is encoded by the coding sequence ATGCAACTGATCTCACCCCAGATAGCCGGGTATATGAAACGGTCCTCCTGGATCCGCAAAATGTTCGAAGAGGGCATCGCTCTCAAAAAGCAGTTCGGAGAAGACGCGGTCTGCGACTTCAGCCTGGGCAATCCCGACCTGCCGCCGCCCGCCACCATCAAGGCGGCCCTGATAGACATTGCCGAGCAGGCGGACAAGCCCTTCTTCATGGGGTACATGCCCAACTTCGGGTACCCGGACGTGCGCGAAAAACTGGCTGCGGAAGTCAGCAAAGAGCAGGGCGTGGACGTGCCTGCGGACTCCCTGGTCATCACCTGCGGCGCGGCGGGTGCGTTGAACTCCTTTTTCCGGGCCGTGCTGGAACCGGGTGACGAGGTCATGACCCCGGCTCCGTTTTTCGTCGAATACGGCTTCTACTGTGAAAACCATTCCGCAAAACTGGTGCCGGTCCCGGCCAAGCCCCTGACATTTGAACTGGATCTGGAAGCCATGGACAAGGCGATCACGGACAGGACGCGCGTGGTTTTGATCAACTCGCCCAACAACCCCACGGGCGCGATCTATACCCGCGAAGCCCTGGAAGGATTGGCCGCGCTTCTCCACAAACACAACCAGAAGCGCGAGCGGCCCATCTTCATCCTGGCCGACGAGCCATACCGCTTCCTGGCCTTTGACGGCGTGGAAGTGCCGAGCCTGCTCGACATCTACCCCTACACCGTGGTCTGCTCTTCATTTTCCAAAAACCTTTCCATGGCAGGCGAGCGCATCGGCTACGCGCTCATCAACCCGGCCATGGAGGACAAGGCCACCCTTGTGGGCGGCGTCATCCTGGCCAACCGCATCCTCGGCTTCGTCAATGCCCCGGCCCTGGCCCAGAAGCTGCTGGGCAAGGCGCTCGGCAGCTCCGTGGACATCGACATCTACGATCGCCGCCGCAAGGCCATGGCCTCGGTCCTGGACAACGCGGCCTACGAATACACCATGCCCAAGGGAGCGTTCTACTTCTTCCCCAAGGCCCCCGGCGGTAACGACGTACAGTTCTGCGCTTCCCTGCAGGAGGAAAAGATCCTGGCCGTACCCGGCACCGGCTTCGGCTGCCCCGGCTACTTCCGCCTGGCCTTCTGCGTGGGCGAAAACGTCATTCTGCGCGCCAAGGAAGGTTTTGCCAGCGCCATGAACAAATACAAATAG